Genomic DNA from Dermacentor variabilis isolate Ectoservices chromosome 6, ASM5094787v1, whole genome shotgun sequence:
GTCTGATTAACTGAGAAAAGCCAGAAAAATGTGACCTAAGAACAACACTGTTTGTGAAAACATGAAGGCCAATGGCACCTTGGGCAAGCTTAATATATGCTATGAGAGTATTAAACAATGAAGCTTCAAGGAATAAAAATCTGCTGCATGGAACCTGACAACCGTGCAGCACTTTACTATATCCTTATTTGCCGAGGATCTACAAGACTTCAGTGTCAAGCAAATTTGGAATGAGCAAAAAGCACCAAATAATATAACACAATATTCAAAGGAGGATACAGCAAACACTTAGCAAACAGTACTGTACAGCAAGCAGCTTACTCTTCAGAAATTCTTGATTTTGCATAAAAGCATAGTAAGGTGCATTCAGTCAAAAATTAATAAGAAGAAGTAATTCAACTCTAACCTGATAGGTTTTCTTGCCAGGACAGACAATTTCAAAGGCAGCATCCTTCTTGGAAGCATCTTTGGAGGCATAGACAAATGGCCGTGCCTCGTACATTGTCAGTGCTATCTGCCCCTTCTGACGTTTGTCAGTTGGCTTCTCGTACAGGAAGAGGACGCCATCCCGGACAGCACACCAGCGCTTCTGGAACGGACTAAGCAGGCCTCCCAGCCTCTCTGCACAAGACAGCAGAGCCAATGGAGGAGTGTAAAAGTTTTCAGCCTGAGTTTAAATGAAAGTTCTGGACCTCTGTAGCTACCAATCAAATCAAGATTAAACGCTGCAACAGAGATGCTGCTGGCTGTAACATGCAGCACAGCTTACAAATTGATGGATGTATGCACaaaccttttccttttttctcgagGAAGCCTGTCTTGTCAGCCTTGGACATCTCACTCGCTGGAATGTCAATAAGGGGGCCTGCAATAACATTTTTGTAGCAGATTTAGTCAATTGTCTTGTAGCAATGGAAGACATAAAGCAAGAACACggctagaaagaaaagaaatggattAAGACAGAAGCAGAGTCAACATGTATTGTAGACTGTATGtctaataattaaaaaaagctcTGTCAAGCTTAATTATGATTTCTCGTCACAAGTTCTTCACATGCATTGTAGTTATTCATTGAAAATGTGTACCTGTTTGCCTGTTTCTTGTGTAGCGCATTTGCTTATTCTTGCACATAGTTGCCCCTCCTCAGTATAACCTAATTGTAACCTGAGGATAATACAAGTAAACAAGCTAGCAAGTATGCAgctaacaaacaaaaaataatctcAGCAAATTTTGTGCAGCATCGAAAATTGTGGCCAGCTCACtgaatggatggaaacaactttattgtaaaTACAGCAAAGTTTAACTGActcgggctcaggtctcccatgaggggacttcgaggccttgccttgTTGCTGCCTCTCGACCGCTGGACTGCCCACTCTAGcatcttgaggttggagctgcagAGAGCAGCGGACCACTTCGATACTAGAGCCTTCGGAGCTACTGCCCTTTTAGCTGATATAACAGGACACTCCCACAACTTGGAAGACAAGGCAACATAACTTTGCAAGTTATGTTGCCTGACATAACTTGCAAAGAGcactcgggtattgcgcggggaaaatgtgctgccaTTGCACCTGActgatgactgcctggcgacgtttcagtttAGGGTGAGGTGAGGGCAATATCcacctgcctagctggtagtgcttggggATGCCATTGTGTCTGACTAAGCGTtctcgtgtgtttcgaaccaggaGGTCTGAACTCGAAGAGGGGGTCTCCGACTCTACGCAATGGGTCATTTCTCATGCAGAGTGGCGGGCcacctcgttcaagttaggggggcccTTGTcagtgggggtggcgacgtgagCTGggaacttcacttcacttcacttcacttttattttccttaaagacccctgaaatgggggtattacataaggggtggggtttacaaatgtgcattttaattggtggccacatgagttcagagaagaatattagtaataagcttatcagcaaacgtcgttgaacaggtgatttcagttatgtgaccgggcaggccgttccagtcgcttgatgatcggcaaaagaaggacgcagagaaagttgtagttcggctgcgtggacgggttacttgcaaggaatgccctgtacgcagggaatggcgagggggtggggccagcacatatggtgcatggtggagcgaactgtaatagaacttgtgaaaaaggattaacgaatcaatgcgacgccgggatgatagcgtgtttaaggcggactgtgctttaagtagtgatacgctagtgttataagaatacgaagaatgaatgaatcttgccgcacgattctgaattctttcaagtgcattgataaggtaagtttgatgtggtgaccagatgggggatgcgtattcaattttcggacgtacgagcgtcttgaatgctagtagtttgacgtgttgcggtgcatgacgcagatggcgttttaggaatccAAGTGTTTGGTTAGCAGATGCAGTAATGCGCGTAacatgagcagaccagtctaagtcgtatgaaagggtgacgccgaggtatttaaatgtgtccactttttctaaggtagtattagtaatattatacggtgagtataagggctgatggcggcgagtgaaacacattactttacatttattggcgttaagggtcattaaccagtggttgcaccagccttgcactttgttaaggtcattttgtaagatactgtggtcagagtcattagtaattgtgcggtagatgacacaatcatcagcgaacatacgtatttgagaggaaacattaaggggaaggtcgttaatataaataagaaaaagtagggggcctagaacactaccttgtgggacgccagaagttacagggaggggtgcggaggtgcgattgttgacatgcactgactgtgatcggttagtgagaaattcaataacccaatttaagacgtcagggtgcaggttcagctgggagagcttgagtattaggcgttggtgaggtaacttgtcaaatgctttagcataatccagaaaaatggcatcgatttgggtgttagcatcaagattaacgtgtaagtcatggacgaacatagcaagttgcgtttcgcacgagagACCTTTACGAAAACCGTGTTGGGATGGGTGAAAATAGTTGTTAGcgtcaaggaagtgcataatttgggtgaaaatgacgtgctccattatcttgcagggtacgctggttAGGGAAATCTGTCTGTAGTTAAGAGGAGAGTTtttattacctgatttgtagattggaacgacctgcccTTCCTTCCATGTGACGGGGATGCTACAGGAGGATAAAGACTGTGAGAAGATTAATCTAAAGTacgatgcgcagatgagtttagtattttttaacagtttagagttgatgccatccgccccagatgacgatgagagttttagcttttcaattattgccgttatgccatgttcagtgaattcgatcggtgacataacagattgcacagctgacggtggtataggtaacagagcatcaggttcagtggtgaatactgatgaaaacgcGCGGTTAAATGCATCGGCACACTAGCACCACATGATCGCGGTGCTAGTGAAGTGCTGttgaccagctttccttaggatcTGGAGAGCTTCAGGAGGAAATGCGTCCCCGCACGCAGTTACGAACTgtggattgtgagtcgctaagaaCTACCTCACAGAGGGGTCAGTAAGCGCAAGTGCAATCACAACCTCTTCCACTGTTTCTGAGTATTCCGTGCTGACACTACACATATGCTTAAGCCGGGAGTCAATGTCTACCTACGACTACcaccgtgaaccggtgttctcgtgtgttaTCTGCCATATCTACGAAGTGCGTAGTCCTCTTCCCACGaaaggagcgcagcagtgtctTGGCACGGGCCTGGTGTCGGCCCCTGTTATGTTCGGGGCGCATGTTTCGAGGGATAGGGGCGGCGATCAGCATGTTGCTGAGGTCGAGTGGATTggcctgtttctgaccgtgttggatgTGGTAATTGAAActgagtttctgcaggatgtaccgacCCGTGACTGTCagggacatgcgttcgagttgcaaggctctttgcgcatccacgatttcctcaagggttttgtatacccccagctgtagcagacgagcagtgctcaTGGACTCCAGTAGGCCAAGGGcaatcttgtaagtcttgcgtgcAAGGGTGTTGGAGTTATCCCTTTTGGTGGCATTCCAGtcgtggaaggcagccacataagtaatGAGCTCACTGAAGTGCTTCATGTCTGTGTGCTTACCATCCTCAGCCTGTTCTTCAAGCTCTGatgaagtccttgacaaagctgCTTTTGGTAGTTTTGCAGCTATTGGTTCGGTTTCCTCCCCAGGGGTGCCTTCCAGTAGCACAGCCTCAGAGTAAACATAATCTGTGAGAGAAATATAAATTTTCATGCAGAGTGGATGTTAACAGAGCTATTGATCAAGTAAGCAAAAGTTCACTTGATACACTGCTTCAACGTGCATGTAACGAAAGGTACAGCTAGATCAGCGTGGGCAAGTTTTTTATGGTTTATTAGGCTATGCCCGTGTACTGCTATGCAGCAGTTATTATTGTTAAAATTATTtctaaacacacacgcacgcgcaggcACTTTAAAGACTGCATAACTTGTCGCGTTTATGAAGTGCTGCTACACAGTGAGCACCACAGTGTGGCTAGCGATGTACGTACCGTTTGAATCGTCAGCGGCTGTCCGATTCTCCACTGAAGCCTCCCGAGGCAGCGCGCCTCCAATTTGCATGTCGATGTAAGGATGCGGGCTTGAAAGAGGCCGAGGAAGTTTCCAGCCCTGCATTTGCTCGGCGCTTGTAATGTCGAGGGACAGCAAGAGACGCGGGTACTCCTGACATAACCGCTGCAGTTTTAGCTGAAGTTCCGTTCTTGCCGATGACGCGGCTGGCGACAGCTTTTCATTCTGCAAATCTACAGCTAAGAATGCGTTGACATCTGGAAACAAAGAAGTGAAAATCATTACGATACGCGATCGCCGAAGCAGCCAAAACTGTCATCGCGAACTTTTAATGCATGCTCGACCTCACCACACCCCATTACGAATATGACAAACCTTTGACGAACTCTCGCACTTGGTCGTTGAACTTCAACATGATGGAGTCGCAAGCACGTAGGTTGACCGCGCTTAGCTTGCGACGCTATGTCATATCTTCATGCGAACTCGATGCGTGACTGTGTGTCAGATAGTTGATAGCACACTTCCTCTTGCCCGTCTAACCTGCCTGCAACAGAAGCTACGAAGGatcaaaatgaaaacacgaaacTCAACGAAACTCCGCTAGTGGTGTCGCTGAGCCGCTTTCTCGTATCTCGTTCGTATTGCGAAAGCTTGTAATGCTGTTCCAGTGTGGTTGTTGTGGAAGGAAACAGTGGTGTTGAGTACTTAATTGCACCATTAGCACTATCGTGATCTTAAACGCGAATCACTGCAAATGTGCAATACGCCAAATGTAATACATGACATAGAGTTGTTGGACCGCTCActtcgtcggcgtcggtggtatagtggttagcatagctgccttccaagcagttgacccgggttcgattcccggccgacgcattgctttttattttatacattttttaaaatagttatttacgcaAGATAAGTGAATGGCTAGCGTTTTGAACCGTACTCGTCGCTCTAAGGAGTGCGCGAAGAGTATTTTGAGACATATGCATAGATCATGATCGACGACactaatattattattttttttttcgttttgtcttGCAGAGAAACTCAACAAGGCTATGTCCATCCCTGACGGATCGTTTTAAAGATTTTACAAAACATATCCTGCACTGTGTTGCGCACAAATGTGTGGGAACTTCAATCTGTTTCGTTGGACGAGCGACACACCAGCTATGGGACCACGAAAAATTCTGGACATCCAAAGCATAGGAATTCTCGATGATCCAACAGTAAAAAATTGAACTACTATAATGGGATAAAGATACTTGGTGCAACAATGGCTCTGCATTGCTAGCGAGTCTTGCCAGAGGTAAGGTCTCCAGATAAAAACGTTTTCTCTAGGGGCTTTGGCCAGAGGCAGCCTCAATTACTACATGGTTGAAAATCAGCTGCCATATGAGAGGCCCAAGTTCGGTAATTGACACTGGCCAGCCTAATTAACTTAACTGATGTTTGCTAATCAACATAAAGACAAGGTTGCTACTTACAAAAAAGGTTAATTGCTACAGTTGCTGTAAATTAGGAAGTGCTCTTCGCATATATGTGTTAATAACTGCAGTTGGTAATCGTACATTTTTAACACTGGCTAATGGAGCTCAGTTGCTAACCCCACATGTAGCAGTTGTTAATGACATAGCTGCATTATCATGATTAGCAGTCTGGGGGAGTGTTGAATGAGCATTGTGTTCATAATGAGAACCACATTATTGCATGCATTTTCTTTCATAATATTCATTTCACCATCAGTTAATATATTACAGCATTGTCACGCCAGAAAAGGTTGAAAATAAGTTGTGCAAATTGGTTGATAGCACACTACCTGTGCTGTTCTATGAAAAGGAACAGACCAGCACACATTATAATCAGATTTGTATTAGTAGTCTCAATTAAATTTGGTTGCCTGCTATGTTCTTCAGACTTTCAAAATGACAGTTTCAGACTTTCAAATTCTAATACAGTTAAGACTGCTTGTAATGTACCTAACTATTACACAGGATTTACTCATCTCCAAAAACTTAGTTACTTGGTTTCTAATTAGAATAGTGCTAACCATGGTAACAATGTAATAAAAATGTACTTTTCCACCTATATGGACCTGAAAGCCAAGTCCTCTACTTTGAAGCAAACAAGTATTGATTTGTGAGTGCCCCACTGCACACTATATTGCTTCAGTTACATGGTAGACACAactacagttgatgcaatcagTCAGCAGCAGTGAGCAAAATTGTTGATTTTGACGAAATAGAAAaccctgttctttttttcttttatttgcagtCGCTTACAACTACAGCAAAGTGGCTTTAGCATGACAATTTTTGTTATAACctacactgctttttttttttttagtatatgACAAAGAACACTGCACCATGCTGGGTGCATTCAAAGCACACTTGAAACTGAACATGCCAAGCACTTTGTCACAAACTTCAGTGTCAAAACCTAAATATACATGCCTCTATAAACTGGATATGAAACAAAGTCGAAAATGCAAACCCTGTGACCATAACGTttacattatctttttttttttttaattttacctTCTCCATGAAGATGCCATGAGAGAACTAGACACCCAATAAGTGCCATGCCCACGGAAGTCACAGTGGGTAAGGGCGATCAGTGCAAGTCTGACAGCTCCAGTTCACTGCACCACTCATGGACGGTATGAAGCAACTATGTGGGGCCTTTGCCAATGTACAAGGCATCGAGTTATATCAGGATAGTTATTTGGGCAAAGTTCACAAGGTAAAAGCAGCACAGAGCACTGAAGTGCGGGAAGAAATAGGTATGTAGTTAGAATAAAGAAGAGCACCTGTGTTTGTATCTCTTTCCCCTAACCACACACCTATTTCTTCCCACACTTCAGTGCTTTGCAGTGCTTTTCTAATACAACCACCAAGTTATTTTTCTAATTGCAGTAACCACAATATTGATTCCTAGAGAATTCAATATTCATTACTTAATAAATATATAATAGGAGACATCAACAAATCCTACCCAGTGTTAACAATAGTGAAACGTGATCTACGTTCTATCATTTATGCTATCGATTTGCTATTGTGGCAGATGTTTATGCATTTAAGACATGTAAAATGTAGCATGCCATATTTGCACAAATATTACATGAAAAGGCCCTGAAACACATTGTTAACTAATTATAGAACGACCTACTAATAACGGATGTTGCCTCACAAAACTCCTGCAGCAAACATGTTTAGAATCCTTCAAGTATAAGTGGAGTTGGATGTAGTTATCGCACCGATGAGTGgctttctcttttgttttgttcCCACTAGCACATTGGAATCTACACAGAGGAGAAGCAAAGGGAGCAAAGACTTGCTCTTATAATGAAGTGTCTCGTGGGCGAGAGGGCTTGTTGCGGCTCTCTGTAAGCACCCTGTGGCAGCCACAATAGACTGTGCTAAGCAGAAAACAGCTGataatttcggaggccatgcacaGCATACATCGCTATGCGCAGCTGTTCCTTGCAGACCAGTggtgcaaagatgaaatgattTTTCTGTTTTAAGCTGAAGGCCTTAGCTctttatgtttcaaggtcgcacAGCAAGGTACAGAAAATtggagcgctcgtgccacttctTGCACGTTcaccgtcgtcttcttccacatcgctgaTATGttgatgccgctaatcatgccaaaaaaaggcaaagttaattattattgagttaattaaggcactcaaacccataacctttggtgggagtcgaacccacaacctttggtgctAACTAGGGTGAAGttgattaaggcacagttaattaaagtAGCTTTAATTAGTGTGCTCGAACTCACAACCTTTAGTGGAAGAAAACAagtaagaagtaacaacgcattcgaatgagaacgTCAAGTAATTTATTGGttgtctcttgagcgcgcaggctttcacctacaccctctttggcgtatgatAACGTGACTGTCAATTTTCATTTTGAGATCACAGACATACAGTAAAGCCTTGTTAACTGATATCTCAAACCGTCGGTTAAGTTGAAATGTTTTTCTGACTCAGTGTGGTTAAGCCGAAATATTTGCCTGGCCCCTTGATGTGAACTCCATCAATTTTGCACCTCCTATCTTGATATACATTCGCGCAGTGCTCCTGATATCTTGAAATCTTGACTGCAAAAATGTTGGGGAAAGGTCACTACCTGAAGGTTTTCGTTCTTTGTGTGTAGCTGCGATATTGCAGAAAAGTGATAGGACCACATTTTTAGCTAATTATGCTTGATTATATGCCACTCCCATCATCCACCGTTCACAGCTTCCTGTGATCTCAATGATAATGCGGGTGGAGCATCATTCTCACCCCCGACGAAGCACGAGAAGGTACAGGTGACCTCCACTACATACATGCTCGTGTGTGTGCAGCGTTATCGCTTAGCTTATCTGCGGTGTTCTGCGTTTGTTTCCAGATCCGCACGCTGCAATAGCCGAGACAAGAAATTTTCTATGCCTTTTCCAGTCATGCTTCATCAGTGCATGGTCATAGTGACGCTATGCCCGCGTTATCAATGGAATAAGCCAGCCAATAATGGTGGGTGAAAGAGTGGCATATAATAGAGCGAAAGGCAAGGCATGGCAACAAAATCGTGGCTCTGGGATGGTATTCCCGGccaattattattactattattttttgTACACGTGTGCCAGCATTCGCTTGGCTCTGTGTGAGGATTGCTTTTGCCCATTAGATGCCCGACGTATCGTATTCCGAGTTGCATATCTCACAAAAGTGATGTACTTAACATACCCCTCCCGGTTTATTGAGCTTTTGCAAGAAATTTAGCAGCTACTGCCTCATATTTCAAAAGGCTGTTTGGTCTATGTGCAGCTAGGAGcttatatttttgttttatttgcttaTCTTCAAATTTTTCTCGGGTTTTATAATGTCGATTAAACTGGGTTTTACAGTAtataatttccatttatttaacTCATAATTAGCAATATAATAGTatactgagaatgttctcacgATCCCAAAATCAGCCTATCGGTGGGCATCGCTGCTTGTGATGACACTGCATTACAACATTGCAGAGGTGAGAGCAAgcatttttttgctgtttttgtcACACGATTGTAATTTCCCtactgcatgcagtgcaataatgtgtggctcacatgttcacagaagTCCCTTCTACAGATTGGCAATGCTTTCTCACTATCTTCAAAAAgtgttcagggcccctttaagtggggactgagatttaaaaaaagaaacggacaCAAATACGTTACGATTATATCATGAACCAGCGGTGCTGTCGTGTAGTGCTGTTCTGGTGGTGGCATATATCTTGGCATGCTCATGCTATGGAACATGTGGCTTAAATTGAAAAGAATATCATTAAAACAAAAGAACGAAGACAAACACAGTGCATCAGGTCACCTAACTGcatcatttatttcttttcttcgtcATCATATAAAGTACTCGTACATGATGAACACATCTGTCGAGTTGTACAATGGAAGTTTGAATGAAACAAAAAGACAGTATACAAATTGTTTCAACAATGCAGCTAAAAAATGACAATGGCTCACGAGAAATGGAAGTCTGATATGCACAGTAATGCTAATATGACCACTCATCACATTTCTGTCAGTCCAACGATCCATGCAGACACCACACGTGCAACGTTTCATGGCTATGCACATCATTCACTTGCTGACTTGACAGAGCAACATTTTCAATCTTGGTGCAGCCTGAAGAGAAAGTTAACAGGAGTACACACCTTTTACAGAACTTTCAGAGCATACATGTCAAGTTGAAGTTCCTACACCTCGGTCAGCTTTGTCAACCGGGGATGTGACATCTATGAAAACACTTATTCATGGAATCAACTGTCATGCAAAGTGGCTTACAAAGACCCATTCAATGCACACTAGGTGCATCACAATCGCTGTACAAGACTGCAACAACCCATACCATTTAGGTCAGGGTTAATTGAAGCATGTAAGATATTACAAACCTGGAGAGAAGCTATGTGGCTTACCATATGTGTCAATGAATGCATGTTAGCGACAGTGTCTGCATGCTCTCAGCTATTCAGTGATGTTCCATGTTTCACACCAAAATTAACAAAAGGCATAGGACACTGTGATATGTATAGCTGCAGCACCAAATAAAATGCCAAATGTAATATGGCACGGCCACATGCCATTGGTAAAGTGTTCATCACTTTGTCCATCCGGAAGCACAGATTTAGCTTTACCCTTGTGCTCAGCTACCAAAATGATATGACTTCTTTGCAGCATAACACTGGTCAAAGTGTCAAGCTGCATCGGTTATTATAGAAATAAGAAGCTGCCATCTCTCACATACATAAACAGATTCCATATCAAGCCAGAAATAAGAGATACAGCTTTGTTATGGAAGTGAatagataaagaaataaaaaagaaaaagaggagaaccGTGTTAGAATCAATGGTAAAGTGTTAGGTTATTTTAAAATAACACTTGGTGGTATCATACACCAAAGCTCCACACTATACAGGATTAAAACCGTTTACCAGCCATCCTCCTTAAATTCGTTATTGCTTCTCCTCAGTAGCTGCACTGAAAAACTTGCTCTAAGAATCTCCTACACCAGTAAAACCACTGAGCCAGAGAGTTGATTTCCATTTAATTTGACCCAGACGagaaaacaaaacgagaacatTGAATATGCGGGAAACATTCGGACAAGCCTCAATACTGTTGCAAAACAGGAATATATTAGATAACGAGTTCTCGTGTGCACCAGTAATATAAACTAGGTTCTAGCAAAACTTACTGACGTAACAAAAACCCTTTATTGCAACTTTCAGACTAAATCTGTTATTTCACTGCAGGCCATTTGAAGCCatgtaaaaataaatataaaacatGCATTAGGCCCACCTAAACATTCCCTGCAGCAGTTCTGGAGGGTATAAAATTATATGAAAATTCCCCACTAAAACAAAGACAGCTGCTCTTCTCAACATTCACAAGGCCAAGACTTGGTGGTTTCACAACCCTTTCACAACATACCTCTACACTGCTGCTTAACTTCTCACTCAATAACCATCAAGAGTGGATGTCTCATACAAAAAAGCTTGTCTGCTTAAACAATAAACAGCAGTAGCAATGGCAGGTCAATTGTTCCAAGGTTAACAATTGCACACTGCTTTTTGTCTCTTTTGCCAACTCTGTTTGCTTGTGTCGACATGCTCTACCTTTTCTGCACCTGTTTCAATGCAATAAACACCAGCATAAAACTCATCACCAGAAAAGCAGCTGCATTAAATGCacatcatatatttttttttttttgcaggcatcGACGGATGAAAATGAATGGAATCGAGCCAGGAAGGAAAACATCCCAGGCGTTAAAGACAAAAACTAAAGGTGGTATGGCAGGTATATATGAAGGCGATGGTGACAGCTCATGATCCTGTACACAAGGACAGCTCGAACAACAGCAATGCTAGGAGGACTGCCGTGGCGGTCATTTTTCAATGGGGCTCAACTGAATTCCGTTCTCATCTGGCTGACcttaaatcagaaaaaaaaagaaagaaaacatgcaaaATGAACATAAGATATGGTAGCTTGAAACatgtaaagaacaaaaaaaaaaaaagcataccatATGCAGCACAAATatcaaaacaaaataaacaataaGTGCTACCCACAGCTTTTACCATTCTGTAAATGAAAACAGAAGAGTGTATTAGACCATATAAACATAAGGTGTTTAACATAAAAGAAGATAAGTTCTTTTTCCTTAATAAAAGAGTTTAAATGCTTGAAAATTGCAGAGGCTCGCAGAAAGTACTGAAAAGTGCTGTTTTTGCATACGTGCCTGTACTGCAGAAGTGAAGCACAAAGTTAGCAGCACAAAGCTAAGAAAAcacaatggagaaaaaaaaagaaaagaaagaaaggcaacagtgAATGCAAATGAAGAGCCAACAAGTCCTTAACAATTATTTTAGCAAGC
This window encodes:
- the LOC142585840 gene encoding src kinase-associated phosphoprotein 2-like; the encoded protein is MLKFNDQVREFVKDVNAFLAVDLQNEKLSPAASSARTELQLKLQRLCQEYPRLLLSLDITSAEQMQGWKLPRPLSSPHPYIDMQIGGALPREASVENRTAADDSNDYVYSEAVLLEGTPGEETEPIAAKLPKAALSRTSSELEEQAEDGPLIDIPASEMSKADKTGFLEKKGKERLGGLLSPFQKRWCAVRDGVLFLYEKPTDKRQKGQIALTMYEARPFVYASKDASKKDAAFEIVCPGKKTYQFIAFNTKDMKQWISAIEKNSQVSASTSSGDLHQENAADVRQPPVQSSASKLPLPSPRQELTRVPSVPITSEADRELEYEYVEGQTTMTAVEDEEEPLYEDGETYFSDDTKTSSQTDEEVTSDYESWYQAIWDCHAGQPDELSFKRGDLLKVVSKEYDEHSWWVAKARGNKATVGFVPKTYLMAAYEKVQ